One Paenibacillus riograndensis SBR5 DNA segment encodes these proteins:
- a CDS encoding aminopeptidase has protein sequence MLDFDVMLEKYADLVVRVGVNVQPGQVLMIHSPLETAELTRLIVGKAYEAGAKYVLVDWDDEKVTRIRYEKAADDSFGYYPQWQADMLEGFAEEGGAILHIKVPDPELFRGIDSSKVSTAVKAAAVARKKYQNYTRNNKISWSLIKAPTKAWADKVYAGLPEEERVAAMWEAVFQMNRVGSGDPVAAWREHIADLKKSQDRMNAKRYKSLHYRAPGTDLHVELPEGHLWRGGGGENASGVYFVANMPTEEVYTMPHRKGVNGTVSSTLPLNLNGRLVDGITITFTDGKVTAYDAESGREHLTSLLETDEGASYLGEVALVPHDSPISRLNTVFYNTGIDENASCHFALGSAYPSNIEGGTSLSSEELLERGANVSLTHVDFMVGSAELDIDGELADGTVEPVFRKGNWVL, from the coding sequence ATGTTGGATTTTGATGTGATGCTTGAGAAATATGCGGACCTGGTTGTCCGGGTCGGAGTGAATGTGCAGCCGGGCCAAGTGCTGATGATTCATTCGCCGCTGGAGACGGCAGAGCTTACCCGCCTGATTGTAGGCAAAGCCTATGAAGCAGGAGCCAAATATGTGCTTGTGGATTGGGACGACGAAAAAGTTACAAGAATTCGGTATGAGAAGGCGGCGGACGATTCTTTTGGATATTACCCGCAGTGGCAGGCCGATATGCTGGAGGGCTTTGCCGAAGAAGGCGGGGCTATTTTACATATTAAGGTGCCAGATCCGGAACTGTTCCGGGGCATTGATTCCTCCAAGGTGTCCACTGCAGTAAAAGCTGCAGCCGTTGCCCGCAAAAAGTACCAGAACTACACCCGAAATAACAAAATCAGCTGGTCGCTGATCAAGGCGCCGACAAAAGCCTGGGCGGATAAGGTGTATGCCGGTCTTCCGGAGGAGGAGCGGGTAGCCGCGATGTGGGAAGCTGTATTCCAGATGAACCGTGTAGGCAGCGGGGACCCTGTAGCCGCCTGGCGCGAACATATTGCCGACCTCAAGAAATCCCAAGACCGGATGAATGCCAAACGCTACAAAAGTCTGCACTACCGCGCTCCGGGAACCGATCTGCATGTGGAGCTTCCGGAAGGGCATCTCTGGCGCGGAGGCGGCGGCGAGAATGCAAGCGGAGTGTATTTTGTAGCCAACATGCCGACCGAAGAAGTCTATACGATGCCGCACCGCAAGGGAGTTAATGGTACCGTCAGCAGCACACTTCCGCTTAATTTGAACGGACGGCTGGTGGATGGCATTACAATTACGTTTACGGATGGCAAAGTCACGGCTTATGATGCTGAATCCGGGCGCGAGCATCTGACTTCGCTGCTGGAAACGGATGAAGGAGCTTCTTATCTGGGTGAAGTGGCGCTGGTGCCGCATGATTCTCCTATTTCACGTCTGAATACAGTTTTTTACAACACCGGAATCGACGAAAATGCTTCCTGCCACTTTGCGCTCGGCAGCGCATATCCTTCAAACATTGAAGGCGGAACCTCACTCAGCAGCGAAGAGCTGCTGGAACGGGGAGCCAATGTAAGCCTCACGCATGTTGACTTTATGGTTGGTTCCGCTGAACTCGATATCGACGGCGAATTGGCCGATGGCACGGTCGAGCCGGTCTTCCGCAAAGGGAACTGGGTGCTGTAG